The Maridesulfovibrio bastinii DSM 16055 genome segment AGGAAGTCCCTTCCAGAGTGGAAATGCGCTCGGTGACCTGCTTGTCAGCCTGCATAGCCAGAAGCATCATTTCCTTTTCTTTTTTATCTGCTGCAGCCTGTATGGCCATTGAAATTCTGCTTTTTTCAGCTTCACTCATATCAGGTGGGAAATATGATTTAACGGCATCAAGTATGGTCCCGCCGATACCTTTTTCTCCCCCGAACAAGTCACCTATTGCTGTAAAAAAACTCATTCCAACCCCAGAGCCAGAGCAATTCCCTTTTGAATAATTGTATGTTCGTAAGGTTGCTGCCCGTTCTCATGCCTTATAATTGCCGTGCAGAGTTCACCCAGAAAATCCGCGACAGCTATTTCTTCATGGGGTGCAACACCACATTCGGATGAGACATGTTCAATATATGCGCCTGTGTCATTTTCAACAGGAGGAGCCCAGCGATTGATGATCCCGAAAACGGTATTCAGACCGTATTTACGCTGATAGGTCAGCAAAATCTTAGCCATTGCCCTGATGCCGTATTCAGGGCTTTTAAATGAGCAAAAAGATTTATCAGGCTGAAGCTCAGCCAGACCTTCCCAGTTAATTCCATGACGAATATTTCCAGGATTATTGTTTCTTATGCCTCTTGGAATATCCATCATTACTCCTCTTCATCTCGTGCCGTTACTTTCAGGCAGAGATTTTTTTTAAAAGGACATTGTTTGCTGGGCACAGGGGTAAAATTAAATTTACCCCTAAATGCCTTCAGCACCCCTTTTTAGGATGAGACAACCCTACAACCCATCAATATCAGCTTCAGAAAGGTAAGGAACTCCGTTAATACGGATAAAGTCGGGGCTCGTAACTTCAAAAGGAATTTTGGAGATATGTTTTTCACCGCCCTTGGTATCAATATCCAGAAGGCTTTCCAGCTTCAGCTTGCAGCCGAATGCTTCAACTTTAAGCTCGTCATTACCGGCTCTGGCAAAAAACAGAATGTCAAATTCGTCCAGCTCGCGGAAACTTCCGGCAGAGCTTGCGGCCTCGGTTATGAGGTTCAGGTTCTGGGCATCAACTTCAAGTTCACCAGATGCGGAGACATCACCGTCCACCCAGCCGTTGGGAACACCGCGGTCTTTTACTGTTGCACTGTTATCTTCAATGCTGAGAGTGGATTTTTCCACATGCAGCAGAATGTCACCGATTGAGATGTCAAAATTTTTACCGCTTAATCTCTGAGCCATTGTCTACGCCTCCGCCTGATTTGAAAGATCCAGCATAAGATTACAGGTTATGGATTTAGGGCTGTTGTATGGAGTTACAACCATGTAAATCTCAACCTGATATTTTGTTTTCCAGTTAATTGTAATGTCCGTATCTTTAGGCGGTTTAACTTCACCGGGGAACTGAGTTCCCATAATTTCAACAGACCGACTCATCTCACGCAGAGGACGCATGAAATAAGTCTGATTGGCAGCAATACTTGCAGGAGTGCTGTTAAGCTTGCGGTCAGCAATTCTGGCCACAGCAAGCACATAAACCCTGCGCATGGCTTTCTGGACAACGCGCAGATTTTCAACGCACTGATAGTCGCCGGCAGGAACATCAAGCATATTTCCATCACCCCAATACATACCGGGATAATCAGGATACCACTGAGGGACTGAAAAACGTGCGGAATCGAGATCTTCCAGAATGGACATATCAATTTCACGTCCGTCTTTATCCATAGGCTTGGTTGACCATTCACCAACAAGCGGGCCGGTTGCGACACGCATGGGAGAATCAGCAACAGTAACTGAAGAATTGCAAAGACGACCGGCATAGGTACCGAGATCAAAACCCCACAGGCAGGGAACAATAGAGACCTGATCAGCTGCCACACCGGATATCAGAGGCTTAATTGCGGCACTGAAATCAGACCAGGATTCAGTTTCAAGATCAATTTTACGGGTATTGCCGATAAAGAAAATAGGACGCATATAGCGGGACATAATGCTTTCCGCTTTGGCCTGCATATCATCAACTTCAGTTGAACCAATTACCGGATCTGTCAGAACAACAGCCTCAACAGCAGCCTGTTCCATGCAGTAATCAACCGCATCAGACCATTCTTCAAGATCGGCAAGCGGATAGATACAGGCGTTCCAGTTCTGCCCGGCATTACTTCTTGCGGATTCAATCTGAATCTTCAGATTAAATTCACCTTCACCCAGAATTTCATCCAGATCTGAATCAGTGTTTACAGTTAAAAATTTACTTTCATTTGTACCCGAACCACGACCGATAAAGAGAAAATAATTTTCTACCTCATTAAATTCTCCCTGCATCAAGTTCAGATTGTTGACTTGAACTTTACCTAAAGCCATAAACTGCTCCTATACCTGCTTTGTTCAATTCAATTGAATTAAGCAGCTTGAATTGTATAAATACCGTCTTTAAATTTATTAATTAAAACGATATATTAATTTATATTTTAATTTTTATTGGCTTACGAATGACTATAAAAATCTGATTTGCATTCAAGACCAATAAGCTCTTCTGCAATATCAACGTTAAGATCATTCATTGACCAATATTTATTCATCCAGAATATACTTCCATCAGCATCTTCAACTACAAATAAAGATTCTTCAAAATTTATGGATAAATTAATTTCTATATAAGATTCGGTAATATTGGAGATATAGAATTTAGGATCAGAAAGACTAAGATAATTTCGGTGTTCATCGTTGTTTTCTATCCACGCAATAACAAGCGCAAATAAAATATCTGCATCTCCAGCAAAATTTTCTATTTTAAAATTACCGATGTACTTTATTTTTCCTATCTCTTTACAATTACCAAAATCTTTACCGGAAAGTTCTAATTCTCCACCTTCAACAGTGCATTGCAATTTTTCAGGTTCTACACCTGCAATTTCTGGTAATTTATTTATAAATTCTTTAAAAAATTTCATTTTAATTCATATAAACTGAGATTAATAAAAAGTTATTGCTAATCAAAACTAATACACAAAAGAGATAGCAACTAATTAAAAGCAACTTGAAAGACAATATATACGCAAATAAGAGAATACAAGAACACTTAATCCTATAACTTATTTATAGGATTCATATTCAAAGATTATTTTTTAATTATTAATTATGTTATTTGAGTGGAAATACATTCATATAAATTTATAAATGTATCATATTAGCTGGAAAAGTAGATAAAAAGAGAGTAAAATAATTTATAGATTCAAGATGTGGAGGAAGATTAGATGAGTGTAAAAATTAGATGCAATAAATGCGGTTCCGTAGCCCGGATAGAATCCAGCTCACAGGAAGCCGGAACATACAAGAAACTATATTGCAGCTGCAGAAATCCGGAATGCGGCCATACGTTTGTTATGGATCTGACCTTCAGCCACACTCTAAGTCCTTCAGCTCTAGACCTGCCCGAACAGCTTCGGCAGAAAATTCAAAAAGTAGAACCGGCAGAACAAGCCAATTTGTTTGTGGGGATGGGGTAAGGAAAATTATGGAATGGATTAAGAATAATAAAATTATTTCGCTAGCTATAGCTATAGGAATAGTAAATTTTGTCGGAGCTTTTATTGTATTAGCAATAGATCACAAAATAAACTTTAGTTTTCATATAGATTCAAACCTTGCTGCGGATATCGGAACATA includes the following:
- a CDS encoding DUF2597 family protein; this translates as MAQRLSGKNFDISIGDILLHVEKSTLSIEDNSATVKDRGVPNGWVDGDVSASGELEVDAQNLNLITEAASSAGSFRELDEFDILFFARAGNDELKVEAFGCKLKLESLLDIDTKGGEKHISKIPFEVTSPDFIRINGVPYLSEADIDGL
- a CDS encoding DUF2586 domain-containing protein; translation: MALGKVQVNNLNLMQGEFNEVENYFLFIGRGSGTNESKFLTVNTDSDLDEILGEGEFNLKIQIESARSNAGQNWNACIYPLADLEEWSDAVDYCMEQAAVEAVVLTDPVIGSTEVDDMQAKAESIMSRYMRPIFFIGNTRKIDLETESWSDFSAAIKPLISGVAADQVSIVPCLWGFDLGTYAGRLCNSSVTVADSPMRVATGPLVGEWSTKPMDKDGREIDMSILEDLDSARFSVPQWYPDYPGMYWGDGNMLDVPAGDYQCVENLRVVQKAMRRVYVLAVARIADRKLNSTPASIAANQTYFMRPLREMSRSVEIMGTQFPGEVKPPKDTDITINWKTKYQVEIYMVVTPYNSPKSITCNLMLDLSNQAEA
- a CDS encoding phage tail protein, producing MKFFKEFINKLPEIAGVEPEKLQCTVEGGELELSGKDFGNCKEIGKIKYIGNFKIENFAGDADILFALVIAWIENNDEHRNYLSLSDPKFYISNITESYIEINLSINFEESLFVVEDADGSIFWMNKYWSMNDLNVDIAEELIGLECKSDFYSHS
- a CDS encoding ogr/Delta-like zinc finger family protein; protein product: MSVKIRCNKCGSVARIESSSQEAGTYKKLYCSCRNPECGHTFVMDLTFSHTLSPSALDLPEQLRQKIQKVEPAEQANLFVGMG